A single region of the Vicia villosa cultivar HV-30 ecotype Madison, WI linkage group LG4, Vvil1.0, whole genome shotgun sequence genome encodes:
- the LOC131599204 gene encoding uncharacterized protein LOC131599204 — protein MVSDRRGKNQQSRGKPYDAGKGKQRVTHGQRSSGGDAPARIVCFKCGQPGHKSNACTADARKCFRCGKMGHAMSDCKHKDMVCFTCGEEGHIGSQCPKKKAQSGGKVFALAGTPTASGDRLIRGNPDE, from the coding sequence ATGGTTAGTGATAGAAGGGGCAAGAATCAACAAAGCCGTGGGAAACCATATGATGCTGGTAAAGGGAAACAAAGAGTTACTCATGGTCAGAggtctagtgggggagatgctcctgctaggattgtatgcttcaagtgtggtcaaCCTGGTCATAAGAGCAATGCTTGTACTGCTGATGCGAGGAAGTGTTTCAGATGTGGTAAGATGGGACATGCAATGTCTGATTGCAAGCATAAGGACATGGTATGTTTCACGTGTGGCGAAGAGGGACACATTGGTAGCCAGTGTCCAAAGAAGAAGGCACAATCTGGTGGAAAAGTGTTTGCTTTAGCTGGGACTCCTACAGCTAGTGGAGACCGACTcatcagag